A window of Halogeometricum sp. S1BR25-6 genomic DNA:
GAGGCGCGCGTTCGAGGTCAACTACTTCGGGTACCTGCGGACGGTTCGCGCCGTCCTCCCGCACATGCGGGCGCGGGGCGGCGGCGTCGTCCACAACGTGAGTTCCGGCGTCGGCCGGGTGGGCAACCCCGGTCTCTCGGCGTACGCCTCGACCAAAGGCGCCGTCGAATCGTTCACTCGCTCACTGCGGCTCGAACTGCGGAACGAGAGCGTGTCGTGTACGATTATGCACCCCCGGCTGGCGTCGACGCGGTCGGCGAAAGCGCTGGGGTATCCGGAATCGCAGATGAGCGACCCCGCGTACGTGGGACGGAGACTGGCCGATCAGATCGAATCGACTCGCCCCGTCATCTACACCGATTGGGTGACGAGGGCCGGGTTGGCCCTCGCTCAGCGGTTCCCCGTCCTCGTCGAACGGGGGACCGAGCGGTTCCTCGTCGAACGCGGGACGGTGGGAGAAACGGAGAGCTGAGAGTGCTCGCGGTCGGAAAGCGGTCGGGAAGCGGTCGAGCGACCCGGCGACGACGCCTCGCCTCAGTCGTCCGCCGGGGCCGAGGCGTCGCCGCCGGCGGAGTCGTCGCTCGGGGACTCGGTCAGTTCGGCGTACGGGTCGTACCCCTCGGCGCTCTCGTAGAGGTGGCAGGCGATATCCTGGTCGACGCCGGCGTCCGTCTTCTGTTCTAACGGCGGGACGACCTGGTCGCAGACGTCGCCGATGTAGTCCGGACACCGCGATTTGAACCGACAGCCGCTCGGAATCTCGATCACGTCGCCCACCTCGCCCCGCAGTTCGACGCGTTCGCGGCCCACCTCCGGGTCGGGGACGGGAACGGCGTTGATGAGCGCCTGCGTGTAGGGGTGTTGGGGGTTCTCGATTATCTGGTCGGTCGGCCCCTTCTCGACGATTTTCCCCATGTACATGATTGCGAGGCGGTCGCACATGTGTCTGAGGAGCGAGAGGTCGTGGCTGATGTAGACGACCGACAGGCCGAACTCGTCGGTCATGCGGTCGAGCAGCGACAGCACGCCCGCCCGGAGACTCACGTCGAGCATCGAGACGGGTTCGTCCGCGACGATGAAATCAGGGTCGAGGACGAGTGCGCGCGCGATGGCGACCCGTTGGCGCTGTCCGCCCGAGAGTTCGTGCGGGTACTGGTCGAAGTACTGCTCGGCGGGGAGGAGTTCGGCGAACTCCAGGGCGCGCTGGACCCGCGCCGTCTCGTTGCGGATGTTGTGGATGCGGAGCGGTTCGGCGACGGTGTCGTACACCGTCATCCGCGGGTTGAGACTCTCGAAGGGGTCCTGGAAGATCATCTGGGCGTTCTGCCGGAACTCCTTGAGTTCGGCCTCGCTGGCCTCCGAAAGCCGTTTGTCGTTGTAGACGATGTCGCCGCTGGTCGGGTCGTGCAGTTTCACGAGCGACATCCCCGTGGTGGTCTTCCCGCACCCGGACTCACCCGCCAGACCGAGCGTCTCGCCCTCGCGGAGTTCGAAGGAGACGCCGTCGACGGCGTGGACGTAGTCGGGGTCGTCGCCGGAGACCGACTGCATCAGGCTGGCGATCCAGCCCTGGTTCACCTTGAAGTGCTTCTTCAGGTTCTCGACTTCGAGGAGCGCTCTGTCGCTCATCTCAGTCACCCCCGACGTCGCCCGTCTCGGCCTTGCGGGCCGCGGCGGTCTGACTCCACGTCTCCGGGTTGTCGGCGTACGGCCGCAGTTCGGTGTCGATGTCCTCGGCGTAGTGGCAGTACGACCGGAGGTTGTTCATCTGGTGGGCCTCGGGTTCCTCCTCGCGGCAGCGGTCGGTCGCCATCGGGCACCGTTCGGCGAACCGACAGCCCGTGGGCGGGTCGATGAGTTCAGGCGGGTAGCCCTTGATGGAGAGGAGGTCCTGCGTGGGCTTGCGGATGTTCGGGAACGCGCGCTTCAGCCCGATGGTGTAGGGGTGGTAGGGCTGACCGAATATCTCCTCGACCGGCCCCTCCTCTGCGACCTTGCCCGCGTACATCACGAGGACGCGGTCGCACGTCTCGGCGACGACGCTCACGTCGTGGGTGATGACCAGCATCGAGGAGTTGACCTCGTCCTGAATCTTCCCCATGCGCTTGAGAATCTGGTCCTGCATGATGACATCCAGCGCCGTCGTCGGTTCGTCCGCGAGGATGAGCGACGGTTCCAGCGCCAGCGCCATCGCTATCATCGCGCGCTGACGCATCCCGCCGGAGAACTGGTGGGGGTAGTCGTCGGCGCGGTCGGGGTCCAACCCGACGAGTTCGAACATTTCAGTGACGATTTCGGTCGACTCCGTCCGACCGGTACCCGGTCGGTGGGTCTCGATGGCTTCGACGATCTGCTCGCGGATGGTGTAGACGGGGTCCAGCGAGTTCATCGCCGACTGGGCGACCATGGATATCTCCTCCCACTTCATGCGGCGGCGCTGTTTGCCGGTCATTCCGGTGAGGTCGTCACCCTTGAACCGAATCTCGCCGCCGTTGACGTAGCCGGCGTCGGGGAGGATGCCGATGATGGACTTCGCGAGCGTCGTCTTCCCGCACCCGGACTCGCCCACGATGCCGAGGTTCTCGCCTTCCTCCAGTTCGAAGGAGACGCCGTCGACGGCCTGCGCCGGTCCGTCTTCGGTCTCGTAGTACACTTCGAGGTCTTCGACTTCGAGTAGACTCATTGTAGCTTGGGGTTCGTGATTTCTTCGTAGCCGCGGCCGATGAGGAAGCCGCTGATGACCAGCAGGCCGATGCAGATGCCCGGCGGGACGAACCACCACCACGCCCCGAACTGGAGCGCGGAGTACGCCCGCGAGGCCTGCAGCATCGTGCCCCACGAGACGGTGTTCGGGTCGCCGAGTCCGATGAACGAGACGCCGGCCTCCGCGAGGATGGCCCACGCGATACCGAACGACCCGTACAGGAACGTCATCGGGAGGACGTTCGGCGCGAGGTGGCGGCTGATGATGTGCCAGTCGCCCGCGCCGGCCACCTCCGCGGCCTTCACGAACGGTCGCTCGCGGAGCGACAGCGCCTGCGACCGGATGACGCGGGCCGTCGAGCGCCACTGGAGGATGATGAGCGCGAGGATGATGTTCCAGAGGTTCGGTCCCAACACCGCCACGAGGACGATGACCGTCGGCAACAGCGGCATCCCGTACAGGAAGTCGACGAGGCGCATCAGCGCGTCGTCCACTTTCCCGCCGTAGTAGCCGGCGACGAGGCCGACGAGCGTCCCGATACCGGCGGTGAACACCGCCGCGATGAGGCCGACCATCAGCGCCGCGCGCGTTCCGTAGACGAGTTGGCTGAAGATGTCGAAGCCCTCGGCCGTCGTTCCGAGGAGGTAGCCGCTGTCGCCGCCGAGCAGCGACGGCTCCGCCCACTTCTCGATGAGTATCCCGTCGTCGCCCTGGTACTGCCGTTGGAGCGGCGGGTACGGGGCGATAAAGGGGGCGAAGATGGCGATGAGGACGAACGCGGCCACGACGAACAACGAAAGCTTGACCGAGAGTTCGTCCGTCAGCATCTTCCACTGCTCTATCAGCGTCTCCTTCCAGAGGCGGGCCGTCCGCTGCCACTTGTCGACCTGCTCGCTGGACGAACTGTCGTCGAGGTCGGTGAATATCGACCGACCGGTTTGTTCTTCTTGTGCCATTGGTCTAGTCGTACGTGACCCGCGGGTCGAGGTAGCCGTACGCGAGGTCCGCGACGAAGTTCAGGATGATGATGGTCGCGGCGAGGACGATGAACGTCCCCTGCGCGACGGGGAAGTCTCGCCGGAGAACCGCTCGCACCATCTCCCGACCGATACCGGGCCACGCGAACACCGTCTCGATGAGGACGCTGCCGCCGACGGCGTAGCCGAGGGCGATGGCCGCCGCCGTGACGACCGGAAGCATCGCGTTCCGCGCGGCGTGTTTGAACATGATCGTCCGCTCGGTGAGTCCCTTCGCGCGGCAGACGTCGATGAAGTCCTCCGAGAGCACCTCAAGCATGCTGGAGCGCATGATGAGCAGCGGATAGCCCATGAAGTAGAAGCCGAGCACCAAGGCCGGAGCGAGCAGGTGGTGCAGGAAGTCGACCGAGAACACCATCGCCCAGAACCCGGCGTTCTGCGTGCCGAGGCTGGTCATACCGCTCATCGGGATGACGCCCAGTTCGGCGCCGAATATCCACAGCACGATGAGTCCGACGTAGAACGTCGGGACGCTCCGGGCGGTCAGCGCGGTGATGACGGTGCTTCGCTCGAAGCGCGACCCGCGATACCACCCCGAGAGCACGCCGAGGGTGATGCCGATGGCGTAGGCCGCGACGAACGCCGTCAGCATGAGCACCAGCGTGTTCGGCAGGTAGGTGGCGATGACCTCCGTGACCGGTTGGTTCGAGTGGAACGACTGCCCG
This region includes:
- a CDS encoding SDR family NAD(P)-dependent oxidoreductase, with product MQLSVDTRVVVVTGANEGIGYHILAALVEEGYRVAGFDIQGDAIESLHEAHPANVRYYECDVTVDEDVEAAVAGVVDEWGRIDILVNNAAVLNFGFFEDQTLADARRAFEVNYFGYLRTVRAVLPHMRARGGGVVHNVSSGVGRVGNPGLSAYASTKGAVESFTRSLRLELRNESVSCTIMHPRLASTRSAKALGYPESQMSDPAYVGRRLADQIESTRPVIYTDWVTRAGLALAQRFPVLVERGTERFLVERGTVGETES
- a CDS encoding ABC transporter ATP-binding protein, producing MSDRALLEVENLKKHFKVNQGWIASLMQSVSGDDPDYVHAVDGVSFELREGETLGLAGESGCGKTTTGMSLVKLHDPTSGDIVYNDKRLSEASEAELKEFRQNAQMIFQDPFESLNPRMTVYDTVAEPLRIHNIRNETARVQRALEFAELLPAEQYFDQYPHELSGGQRQRVAIARALVLDPDFIVADEPVSMLDVSLRAGVLSLLDRMTDEFGLSVVYISHDLSLLRHMCDRLAIMYMGKIVEKGPTDQIIENPQHPYTQALINAVPVPDPEVGRERVELRGEVGDVIEIPSGCRFKSRCPDYIGDVCDQVVPPLEQKTDAGVDQDIACHLYESAEGYDPYAELTESPSDDSAGGDASAPADD
- a CDS encoding ABC transporter ATP-binding protein; the protein is MSLLEVEDLEVYYETEDGPAQAVDGVSFELEEGENLGIVGESGCGKTTLAKSIIGILPDAGYVNGGEIRFKGDDLTGMTGKQRRRMKWEEISMVAQSAMNSLDPVYTIREQIVEAIETHRPGTGRTESTEIVTEMFELVGLDPDRADDYPHQFSGGMRQRAMIAMALALEPSLILADEPTTALDVIMQDQILKRMGKIQDEVNSSMLVITHDVSVVAETCDRVLVMYAGKVAEEGPVEEIFGQPYHPYTIGLKRAFPNIRKPTQDLLSIKGYPPELIDPPTGCRFAERCPMATDRCREEEPEAHQMNNLRSYCHYAEDIDTELRPYADNPETWSQTAAARKAETGDVGGD
- a CDS encoding ABC transporter permease; amino-acid sequence: MAQEEQTGRSIFTDLDDSSSSEQVDKWQRTARLWKETLIEQWKMLTDELSVKLSLFVVAAFVLIAIFAPFIAPYPPLQRQYQGDDGILIEKWAEPSLLGGDSGYLLGTTAEGFDIFSQLVYGTRAALMVGLIAAVFTAGIGTLVGLVAGYYGGKVDDALMRLVDFLYGMPLLPTVIVLVAVLGPNLWNIILALIILQWRSTARVIRSQALSLRERPFVKAAEVAGAGDWHIISRHLAPNVLPMTFLYGSFGIAWAILAEAGVSFIGLGDPNTVSWGTMLQASRAYSALQFGAWWWFVPPGICIGLLVISGFLIGRGYEEITNPKLQ
- a CDS encoding ABC transporter permease, which gives rise to MGKASFVVRRTLQLVVTLWAVGTVLFGLFRLMPGDPTSYVVSSQMTQEARRQIIASYGLNEPLHIQYIKFLENLVVLNFGQSFHSNQPVTEVIATYLPNTLVLMLTAFVAAYAIGITLGVLSGWYRGSRFERSTVITALTARSVPTFYVGLIVLWIFGAELGVIPMSGMTSLGTQNAGFWAMVFSVDFLHHLLAPALVLGFYFMGYPLLIMRSSMLEVLSEDFIDVCRAKGLTERTIMFKHAARNAMLPVVTAAAIALGYAVGGSVLIETVFAWPGIGREMVRAVLRRDFPVAQGTFIVLAATIIILNFVADLAYGYLDPRVTYD